In Capsicum annuum cultivar UCD-10X-F1 chromosome 7, UCD10Xv1.1, whole genome shotgun sequence, one genomic interval encodes:
- the LOC107877632 gene encoding bHLH transcription factor RHL1, which translates to MQAMNSLLSEQHDDFLEQILSSVPSNSSPWPEFSKSSWDPHHHHLSSPPPPPPPQQNPNSVDEQSPFIYDDQASSLLASKLRQHQINGGGGSAAAAAAAAAKALMLQQQQLLLSRTLAGNGDNDGGVNGSSVQALFNGFTGSLGQTSNQSHHFHLPQGGTMNSQSFGAPVASPAMNQTPAASGSAGTTPAPAQPKQQRVRARRGQATDPHSIAERLRRERIAERMKALQELVPNANKTDKASMLDEIIDYVKFLQLQVKVLSMSRLGGAAAVAPLVADMSSEGGRGNGNGNVTASSSNNDTMTVTEHQVAKLMEEDMGSAMQYLQGKGLCLMPISLATAISTATCHSRNPPMIPNGVNNTNGGGGPTSPSLSALTVQSATLVGNAVKDSTSVSEA; encoded by the exons ATGCAAGCCATGAATTCACTTCTTAGTGAACAACACGACGATTTTCTCGAACAAATTCTCTCTTCTGTTCCTTCTAATTCATCTCCTTGGCCTGAATTTTCCAAATCTTCATGGGACCCACACCACCACCACCTCTCATCTCCGCCGCCGCCGCCGCCGCCTCAGCAGAACCCTAACTCCGTCGACGAGCAATCACCGTTCATTTACGACGATCAAGCTTCTTCTCTCCTCGCTTCAAAGCTCCGTCAACACCAGATCAACGGCGGCGGCGGAAGCGCGGCTGCAGCTGCCGCTGCAGCTGCTAAAGCACTTATGCTACAGCAACAACAGCTTTTGCTTTCTCGAACACTCGCCGGAAATGGCGATAACGACGGCGGC GTTAATGGCAGTTCTGTTCAAGCTCTTTTCAATGGATTCACTGGATCTCTTGGTCAAACCTCCaatcaatctcaccattttcATCTTCCTCAG GGAGGAACGATGAATTCGCAGAGTTTCGGAGCTCCGGTAGCTTCGCCGGCGATGAACCAAACGCCGGCGGCAAGTGGTTCAGCTGGAACAACGCCAGCGCCGGCGCAGCCAAAGCAACAAAGAGTGAGAGCTCGTAGAGGACAAGCTACTGATCCTCATAGCATTGCTGAAAGA TTACGTAGAGAGAGAATTGCAGAGAGAATGAAGGCTTTACAGGAGCTGGTACCCAATGCCAATAAG ACAGACAAGGCTTCAATGCTTGATGAGATCATCGACTATGTCAAATTCCTCCAGCTCCAAGTCAAA GTTCTAAGTATGAGTAGATTAGGTGGTGCTGCAGCTGTTGCTCCCTTAGTTGCTGATATGTCCTCTGAG GGAGGAAGAGGTAACGGTAACGGTAACGTAACGGCGTCATCATCAAACAATGACACAATGACGGTAACAGAACACCAAGTAGCTAAATTAATGGAAGAAGATATGGGTTCTGCCATGCAATATCTACAAGGAAAAGGGTTATGCCTTATGCCTATATCATTAGCTACTGCTATCTCAACTGCCACGTGTCACTCCAGGAACCCCCCAATGATCCCTAACGGCGTTAACAACACTAACGGTGGAGGAGGACCAACTTCTCCTAGCTTGTCTGCTTTGACTGTTCAGTCAGCCACGTTAGTAGGTAACGCCGTTAAAGATTCTACTTCTGTTTCTGAAGCTTAG